A region from the Variovorax paradoxus genome encodes:
- a CDS encoding MbtH family protein, with protein MSNPFDDKNANFQVLVNDEGQHSLWPAFIAVPAGWQVALAATGRAACDAFIEANWVDMRPRSLAAAGGG; from the coding sequence ATGAGCAACCCGTTCGACGACAAGAACGCCAACTTCCAGGTCTTGGTGAACGACGAAGGGCAGCATTCGCTGTGGCCCGCCTTCATCGCCGTGCCCGCCGGCTGGCAGGTGGCGCTGGCAGCGACCGGGCGGGCCGCCTGCGACGCATTCATCGAAGCGAACTGGGTCGACATGCGGCCGCGCTCGCTGGCGGCGGCCGGCGGCGGCTGA
- a CDS encoding non-ribosomal peptide synthetase — protein sequence MTTADHLGRTAPLTSGQMAMWLGAKFASPDTNFNLAEAIDIDGPIDPAIFLAAMRQVADEAEATRLSFIDTGEGPRQVVAPTFTGEIPCLDFSGKADPQAEAERWMRADFTRNIDLAHGQLWLSALIRLAPDRHIWYHRSHHIVLDGFGGGLIARRLADVYSAMAAGSAAVPDESRLAPVSQLAEEDNAYRESGRFPRDRQYWVERFGDAPDPLSLASQRSVNIGGLLRQTVHLPAASVQALQAIAQDLGTTLPQILIATTAAYLYRATGIEDMVIGIPVTARHNDRMRRVPAMVANALPLRLAMRADLPIPELIREVGRQMRQILRHQSYRYEHLRSDLHMLVANRQLFTTVVNVEPFDYDFRFAGHAARPRNLSNGTAEDLGIFLYERGNGQDLQIDFDANPAVHSAEGLADHQRRLLAFMAAVIREPDQAVGRVDLLSADERRQLLVVWNDTAYAVPDTTLTALIEAQLAANPQGIALCFEGEAMRNDELNRRANRLAHLLRARGAGPERTVALAIPRSMELMVALLATLKTGAAYLPVDPDFPQERIAFMLGDARPVCLVTTMALAETLPGDASPLLLDLPQTIAELGTCADTDPAVAIDPSHPAYVIYTSGSTGTPKGAVVSHRAIVNRLRWMQHRYGLRADDRVLQKTPSSFDVSVWEFFWPLIDGATLVLAKPGGHKDAAYLAGLIAGEGITTIHFVPSMLEVFLREPAASACTTLRRVICSGEALSPALVSQFQQRLACELHNLYGPTEAAVDVTSWECPREPQAAAASASVPIGRPIWNTQMHVLDSGLQPVPPGTAGELYIAGIGLARGYLKRPLLSAERFIANPYGEPGSRMYRSGDLARWRSDGSLDFLGRADQQVKIRGLRIEPGEIESVLLKHPQVAQAAVVAREDALGEKRLVAYVVAADAADPQAAELRTHLAQALPEYMVPSAFVNLPALPLGPSGKLDRKALPAPELQAATPYAAPRTPTEKILAGLWAETLHLPRVGIHDNFFELGGHSLMIVQLISMIRQQFMIDLPLDTLFQVSTIAGLAELLDQETVARPSIAPMPRPARIPLSFAQRRLWLMNQLEEGNPAYNMPLALRLSGLLDRAALHEALGDLVQRHESLRTIYPNDNGLPYQHILDGAEARPAVIEAGSSEDEIAAQLHGAAHRGFALGTTPPLRTHLFKLAADEHVLLLLTHHIAGDGASLLPLARDLSVAYAARCEGKAPGWAPLPLQYADYALWQHELLGSEDDPDSMAGRQREFWRETLCALPERLSLPVDRPHPAVPSYRGDVVPMQIAPRVHERMLQLARDGQASVFMVLQAALAGLLHRLGAGDDIAIGTPVAGRSDHALDELIGCFVNALVLRTDLSGQPSLRELIARVRTTNLAAYANQELPYDRIVELLRPGRSGANLPLFQVMLGFQQGSNRLSFSLPGLSITPQPVAVDTAKFDLSFILDEQRGADGLPGGIAGGIQYSTDLFDRGTVEAIAARLARLLEEACDAPDEPIGSLAILSAEESRRLLEDWSGPTRELAPLSLAAMVQAHAAERPHAAAVVLDDATVSYAELDVRANRLAHLLRGRGIGTGAIVATVLPRSLDLVVAHLAIIKAGAAYLPIDPNHMAGRSAFVFEDAAPAAVLTHAALLPQLAGVPHCMTMDSDETVAALAIQSDEPPAQAADPRDAAYVIYTSGSTGVPKGVVVPHAGLASLGAAMMERLAVTPDSRVLQFSSSGFDASVMDQLMAFHAGAALVLPAAQQLLGTDLAELLERQAVSHALIPPAALATLPHGEFPQLQTLVVGGDACPAALAARWSQGRRMVNAYGPTEITICASMSAPMNANEPPSIGRPIWNTRMYVLDDSLRPVPPGVAGELYIAGSGVARGYLKRPVLSAERFIANPFGEPGSRMYRSGDLARWRSDGSLDFLGRADQQVKIRGFRIEPGEIESVLLKHPQVTQAAVVVREDVPGDKRLVAYFAAASDDPQPVELRAHMAKALPDYMVPSAFVHLPSLPLTQSGKLDRKALPAPGEPQAGAQYVEPRTATEKLLAGLWAETLQLERVGIHDNFFEIGGHSLMAIQLGMRIRQQVRADFPHAEVYNRPSIAELAAWIDDNAGVGAQALDLSRELDLPAHIRPQGVAPTLAAKRVFLTGASGFVGSHLLAALLRDTAACVVCHVRAENEQAGVLRLKRTLAQRQLGAVWDDARIKVVTGDLGKTRLGLDDSAVQLVRDGCDAIYHCAAQVDFLHPYASLKPANVDSVVTLLEWTAHGRAKSMHYVSTLAVIDQNNKEDTITEQSTLASWSGLVDGYSQSKWVGDALAREAQARGMPVAIYRLGAVTGDHTHAICNADDLIWRVAHLYAELEAIPDMDLPLNLTPVDDVARAILGLAGQQASWGQVFHLMSQEALRVRDIPPVFERMGMRLEPVGLEPWLERAHERLATGQDRDLAAVLAILDRYDTSATPPQVSGAATQAQLEAIGAPIRPVDRELLQRYFVDLGIDTKPRRAAETTTS from the coding sequence ATGACTACCGCCGATCATCTGGGCCGCACCGCGCCCCTGACCTCGGGTCAGATGGCGATGTGGCTCGGCGCAAAATTCGCGTCGCCCGACACCAATTTCAATCTTGCCGAAGCCATCGACATCGATGGCCCCATCGACCCCGCCATCTTCCTTGCCGCCATGCGCCAAGTGGCCGACGAAGCCGAGGCCACGCGGCTGAGTTTCATCGACACGGGCGAAGGACCGCGCCAGGTCGTGGCGCCCACCTTCACCGGCGAGATCCCCTGCCTCGACTTCAGCGGCAAGGCCGATCCGCAGGCCGAGGCCGAGCGCTGGATGCGCGCTGACTTCACGCGCAACATCGACCTCGCGCACGGGCAGCTGTGGCTGTCCGCGCTGATCCGCCTCGCGCCCGACCGCCACATCTGGTATCACCGCAGCCACCACATCGTGCTCGACGGCTTTGGCGGCGGACTCATTGCGCGCCGCCTCGCGGACGTCTACAGCGCGATGGCCGCCGGCAGCGCCGCCGTTCCCGATGAATCGCGCCTCGCGCCGGTCTCGCAGCTGGCGGAAGAAGACAACGCCTACCGCGAATCCGGCCGCTTCCCGCGCGACCGCCAGTACTGGGTCGAGCGCTTCGGCGATGCGCCGGATCCGCTGAGCCTGGCGTCGCAGCGTTCCGTGAACATCGGCGGCCTGCTGCGCCAGACCGTGCACCTGCCGGCCGCCAGCGTGCAGGCCCTGCAGGCCATTGCGCAAGACCTCGGGACCACGCTGCCGCAGATCCTCATCGCCACTACCGCGGCCTATCTGTACCGCGCCACCGGCATCGAGGACATGGTGATCGGCATCCCCGTGACGGCGCGCCACAACGACCGTATGCGGCGCGTGCCGGCCATGGTGGCCAACGCACTGCCGCTGCGCCTGGCCATGCGCGCGGACCTGCCGATTCCGGAACTGATCCGCGAGGTCGGCCGGCAGATGCGGCAGATCCTGCGGCACCAGAGCTATCGCTACGAACACCTGCGCAGCGACCTCCACATGCTGGTCGCCAACCGGCAGCTGTTCACCACGGTGGTCAACGTCGAGCCCTTCGACTACGACTTCCGTTTTGCGGGCCATGCCGCCAGGCCGCGCAACCTGTCGAACGGCACGGCCGAGGACCTGGGCATCTTCCTGTACGAGCGCGGCAACGGGCAGGACCTGCAGATCGACTTCGACGCCAACCCCGCGGTGCACAGCGCAGAAGGGCTGGCCGATCACCAGCGCCGCCTGCTCGCCTTCATGGCCGCGGTGATCCGCGAGCCGGACCAGGCAGTCGGCCGCGTCGACCTGCTGAGTGCCGACGAGCGCAGGCAGCTGCTGGTGGTGTGGAACGACACGGCGTACGCGGTGCCGGACACGACGCTGACGGCACTGATCGAAGCGCAGCTTGCAGCCAACCCGCAAGGCATTGCCCTCTGCTTCGAAGGCGAGGCGATGCGCAACGACGAACTGAACCGCCGCGCCAACCGGCTCGCGCACCTGCTGCGCGCACGCGGCGCAGGGCCGGAGCGCACCGTGGCGCTGGCCATTCCGCGCTCGATGGAACTGATGGTGGCCCTGCTGGCCACGCTGAAGACCGGCGCCGCCTACCTGCCGGTCGATCCGGACTTTCCGCAGGAGCGCATCGCCTTCATGCTCGGCGATGCGCGGCCGGTGTGCCTGGTCACGACCATGGCGCTCGCGGAGACACTGCCGGGCGACGCGTCGCCATTGCTGCTCGACCTGCCGCAAACGATTGCCGAACTGGGGACTTGCGCCGACACCGATCCCGCCGTCGCGATCGACCCTTCGCATCCGGCCTATGTGATCTACACCTCGGGCTCCACCGGAACGCCGAAGGGCGCGGTGGTGTCGCACCGCGCCATCGTCAATCGGCTGCGCTGGATGCAGCACCGCTACGGCCTGCGGGCCGACGATCGCGTGCTGCAGAAGACGCCTTCGAGCTTCGACGTGTCGGTCTGGGAATTCTTCTGGCCGCTGATCGACGGGGCCACGCTGGTGCTCGCGAAGCCGGGCGGCCACAAGGATGCGGCGTACCTGGCCGGGCTGATTGCCGGCGAAGGCATCACCACGATCCACTTCGTGCCGTCGATGCTCGAGGTCTTCCTGCGCGAGCCCGCGGCATCCGCATGCACCACGCTGCGGCGGGTGATCTGCAGCGGCGAAGCCCTGTCGCCCGCGCTGGTGTCGCAGTTCCAGCAGCGCCTGGCCTGCGAGCTGCACAACCTCTACGGGCCGACCGAGGCCGCCGTCGACGTCACTTCATGGGAATGCCCGCGCGAACCGCAAGCCGCGGCCGCATCGGCGAGCGTGCCCATCGGTCGCCCGATCTGGAACACGCAGATGCATGTGCTGGACAGCGGCCTGCAGCCCGTGCCGCCGGGCACGGCCGGCGAGCTCTACATCGCGGGCATCGGCCTGGCGCGCGGCTACCTGAAGCGCCCGCTGTTGAGCGCGGAGCGCTTCATTGCCAATCCTTATGGCGAGCCCGGCAGCCGCATGTACCGCAGCGGCGACCTCGCGCGCTGGCGCAGCGACGGCAGCCTCGACTTCCTCGGCCGCGCCGACCAGCAGGTGAAGATCCGCGGCCTGCGCATCGAGCCCGGCGAGATCGAATCGGTGCTGCTGAAACACCCGCAGGTGGCGCAGGCCGCGGTAGTTGCACGCGAGGACGCGCTAGGCGAGAAGCGCCTGGTGGCCTACGTGGTGGCCGCCGATGCGGCCGACCCGCAGGCCGCCGAGCTGCGCACGCACCTGGCGCAGGCCTTGCCCGAGTACATGGTGCCCTCGGCCTTCGTGAACCTGCCGGCGCTGCCGCTGGGCCCGAGCGGCAAGCTCGACCGCAAGGCGCTGCCGGCGCCCGAGCTGCAGGCCGCCACGCCATATGCCGCGCCGCGCACGCCCACCGAGAAGATCCTGGCCGGCCTCTGGGCCGAGACGCTGCACCTGCCGCGCGTGGGCATCCACGACAACTTCTTCGAGCTTGGCGGGCACTCGCTGATGATCGTGCAGCTGATCTCGATGATCCGGCAGCAGTTCATGATCGACCTGCCGCTGGACACGCTGTTCCAGGTCTCCACCATCGCGGGCCTCGCGGAGCTGCTCGACCAGGAGACGGTCGCGCGCCCCAGCATTGCACCGATGCCGCGCCCGGCGCGCATTCCGCTGTCGTTCGCGCAGCGCCGCCTGTGGCTGATGAACCAGCTCGAGGAGGGCAACCCGGCCTACAACATGCCGCTCGCGCTGCGGCTTTCGGGCCTGCTGGACCGCGCGGCACTGCACGAGGCGCTGGGCGACCTGGTGCAGCGCCACGAAAGCCTGCGCACCATCTATCCGAACGACAACGGGCTTCCGTACCAGCACATCCTCGATGGTGCCGAGGCGCGGCCGGCGGTGATCGAAGCCGGCAGCAGCGAGGACGAGATCGCCGCGCAGCTGCATGGCGCGGCGCACCGCGGCTTTGCGCTCGGCACCACGCCGCCCTTGCGCACGCACCTGTTCAAACTGGCCGCCGACGAGCATGTGCTGCTGCTCCTGACGCACCACATCGCCGGCGACGGCGCGTCGCTGCTGCCGCTGGCGCGCGACCTGAGCGTGGCCTATGCGGCGCGATGCGAAGGCAAGGCGCCGGGCTGGGCGCCACTGCCGCTGCAATATGCCGACTACGCACTGTGGCAGCACGAACTGCTCGGCAGCGAAGATGACCCCGACAGCATGGCCGGCCGCCAGCGCGAGTTCTGGCGCGAGACCCTCTGCGCCCTGCCCGAGCGGCTGAGCCTGCCGGTCGACCGCCCGCATCCGGCGGTGCCCAGCTACCGCGGCGACGTGGTGCCGATGCAGATCGCGCCGCGCGTTCACGAACGCATGCTGCAGCTGGCGCGCGACGGCCAGGCCAGCGTCTTCATGGTGCTGCAGGCCGCGCTCGCGGGGCTGCTGCATCGCTTGGGTGCCGGCGACGACATCGCCATCGGCACGCCGGTGGCCGGGCGCAGCGATCACGCGCTGGACGAGCTGATCGGCTGTTTCGTCAACGCGCTGGTGCTGCGCACCGACCTTTCGGGGCAGCCGAGCCTGCGCGAGCTGATCGCGCGGGTGCGCACCACCAACCTGGCGGCCTACGCCAACCAGGAGCTCCCGTACGACCGCATCGTGGAGCTGTTGCGGCCGGGGCGCTCGGGCGCCAACCTGCCGCTGTTCCAGGTCATGCTGGGGTTCCAGCAGGGCAGCAACCGCCTGTCGTTCAGCCTGCCGGGCCTGTCGATCACGCCGCAGCCGGTGGCCGTGGACACCGCGAAGTTCGACCTGTCCTTCATCCTCGACGAGCAGCGCGGCGCCGACGGCCTGCCGGGCGGCATTGCCGGCGGCATCCAGTACAGCACCGACCTGTTCGACCGCGGCACGGTCGAGGCCATCGCGGCGCGGCTCGCGCGCTTGCTCGAAGAAGCATGCGACGCACCCGACGAGCCCATCGGCAGCCTGGCCATCCTGAGCGCCGAGGAAAGCCGCCGCCTGCTGGAGGACTGGAGCGGCCCCACGCGCGAGCTGGCACCGCTTTCGCTCGCCGCCATGGTGCAGGCGCATGCCGCCGAGCGTCCACACGCGGCGGCGGTGGTGCTCGACGATGCCACCGTCAGCTATGCCGAGCTCGATGTGCGCGCCAACCGGCTCGCCCACCTGCTGCGCGGCCGGGGCATCGGTACCGGCGCCATCGTCGCGACGGTGCTGCCGCGTTCGCTCGACCTTGTGGTGGCGCACCTGGCCATCATCAAGGCCGGTGCGGCCTACCTGCCCATCGACCCGAACCACATGGCCGGACGCAGCGCCTTCGTGTTCGAGGATGCGGCGCCCGCTGCCGTGTTGACCCATGCCGCGCTGTTGCCGCAACTGGCCGGCGTTCCGCATTGCATGACGATGGACAGCGATGAAACAGTGGCCGCGCTGGCCATCCAGTCGGACGAGCCGCCGGCGCAAGCGGCCGATCCGCGCGATGCCGCCTACGTCATCTACACCTCCGGCTCCACCGGTGTGCCCAAGGGCGTGGTGGTGCCGCATGCGGGCCTCGCCAGCCTGGGCGCCGCCATGATGGAGCGGCTCGCGGTCACGCCCGATTCGCGCGTGCTGCAGTTTTCCTCCAGCGGCTTCGACGCTTCGGTGATGGACCAGCTGATGGCCTTTCACGCCGGCGCCGCGCTGGTGCTGCCCGCGGCGCAGCAGCTGCTGGGCACGGACCTGGCCGAGCTGCTCGAAAGGCAGGCCGTCAGCCATGCGCTGATTCCGCCCGCCGCACTCGCGACCTTGCCGCACGGCGAATTCCCGCAGCTGCAAACGCTGGTGGTGGGCGGCGACGCCTGTCCTGCCGCGCTGGCCGCGCGCTGGTCGCAGGGCCGCCGCATGGTCAACGCCTACGGCCCGACCGAAATCACCATCTGCGCGAGCATGAGCGCGCCGATGAATGCGAACGAGCCGCCGTCCATTGGCCGGCCGATCTGGAACACGCGCATGTACGTGCTCGACGACAGCCTGCGGCCGGTGCCGCCCGGCGTGGCGGGCGAGCTCTATATCGCCGGCAGCGGCGTGGCGCGCGGCTACCTGAAGCGGCCCGTGCTGAGCGCCGAACGCTTCATCGCCAATCCCTTCGGCGAACCGGGCAGCCGCATGTACCGCAGCGGCGACCTTGCGCGCTGGCGAAGCGACGGCAGCCTCGACTTCCTGGGCCGTGCCGACCAGCAGGTGAAGATCCGGGGCTTTCGCATCGAGCCCGGCGAGATCGAGTCGGTGCTGCTGAAGCACCCGCAGGTGACGCAGGCGGCCGTGGTCGTGCGCGAGGACGTGCCGGGCGACAAGCGCCTGGTGGCCTACTTCGCCGCCGCCTCCGATGATCCGCAGCCGGTCGAGCTGCGCGCGCACATGGCGAAGGCGCTGCCCGACTACATGGTGCCCTCGGCCTTCGTGCACCTGCCGTCGCTGCCGCTGACGCAGAGCGGCAAGCTCGACCGCAAGGCGCTGCCCGCACCCGGAGAGCCGCAGGCGGGTGCGCAGTACGTGGAACCGCGCACGGCCACCGAGAAGCTGCTCGCGGGGCTGTGGGCGGAAACGCTGCAACTGGAGCGCGTCGGCATCCACGACAACTTTTTCGAGATCGGCGGGCATTCGCTGATGGCCATCCAGCTCGGCATGCGCATCCGCCAGCAGGTGCGCGCGGACTTCCCGCATGCCGAGGTCTACAACCGCCCCTCGATTGCCGAGCTGGCCGCGTGGATCGACGACAACGCCGGCGTTGGGGCGCAGGCGCTCGATCTGTCGCGCGAACTCGACCTGCCCGCGCACATCCGCCCGCAGGGCGTTGCGCCGACGCTGGCTGCGAAGCGCGTGTTCCTCACCGGTGCCAGCGGCTTCGTCGGCAGCCACCTGCTGGCCGCGCTGCTGCGCGATACCGCGGCCTGCGTGGTGTGCCACGTGCGCGCCGAGAACGAGCAGGCCGGCGTGCTTCGTTTGAAGCGCACGCTGGCCCAGCGCCAACTCGGCGCCGTGTGGGACGACGCGCGCATCAAGGTGGTCACGGGCGACCTCGGCAAGACGCGCCTGGGCCTCGACGACAGCGCCGTGCAGCTGGTGCGGGACGGCTGCGACGCCATCTACCACTGCGCCGCGCAAGTCGACTTTTTGCATCCCTATGCGAGCCTCAAGCCCGCGAACGTTGACAGCGTGGTCACGCTGCTCGAATGGACAGCGCACGGCCGCGCGAAGAGCATGCACTACGTCTCCACGCTTGCGGTGATCGACCAGAACAACAAGGAAGACACCATCACCGAGCAATCGACGCTGGCCTCGTGGAGCGGGCTGGTCGACGGCTACAGCCAGAGCAAGTGGGTCGGCGACGCGCTGGCCCGCGAGGCGCAGGCGCGCGGCATGCCGGTGGCCATTTATCGGCTCGGGGCCGTCACCGGCGACCACACGCATGCGATCTGCAACGCCGACGACCTGATCTGGCGCGTGGCGCACCTCTATGCCGAGCTGGAAGCGATTCCCGACATGGACCTGCCGCTCAACCTGACACCGGTGGACGACGTGGCGCGCGCCATCCTGGGCCTTGCGGGGCAGCAGGCCTCGTGGGGCCAGGTGTTCCATTTGATGAGCCAGGAGGCGCTGCGGGTGCGCGACATTCCGCCGGTGTTCGAGCGCATGGGCATGCGGCTGGAGCCGGTGGGGCTCGAGCCGTGGCTCGAGCGCGCGCATGAAAGGCTGGCCACCGGGCAGGACCGCGACCTGGCCGCGGTGCTGGCGATTCTCGACCGCTACGACACCTCGGCCACGCCGCCGCAGGTGAGCGGCGCGGCCACGCAGGCGCAGCTCGAAGCCATCGGCGCGCCGATCCGCCCGGTGGACCGCGAGCTGCTGCAGCGCTACTTCGTCGACCTGGGCATCGACACCAAGCCGCGCCGCGCCGCGGAAACCACCACCTCGTAG
- a CDS encoding glycosyltransferase: protein MARYLIAATALPGHVLPMLAIAQHLVGQGHEVRVHTASQFRAQAEATGATFTAFEPAIDYDYRQLDERFPERRRLSSAHAQLCFGLKHFFADAMAAQLKGLRSILDGFEADAIVVDTMFCGTFPLLLGSREERPAVVAIGISALPLSSCDTAFFGTALPPSSTPEGRARNRAMNANLQQAMFGEVQRYFDGLLARSGSPVLPEFFIDAMVKLPDLYLQLTAPSFEYPRSDLPASVRFVGPLLAPASRGFTPPDWWHELDDGRPVVLVTQGTLANQNPAQLIGPALQALAGDSNILVIATTGGPVPPALSANVPANARVLPFLPYDRLLPKVHAMVTNGGYGSVNHALSLGVPLVVAGTSEEKPEIAARVAWSGAGINLGTGQPGARQISDAVRKVLGDSSYRRRAAALRENFARHHALNDIADALAALPQTTPASAETA, encoded by the coding sequence ATGGCACGCTATCTCATCGCGGCCACCGCCTTGCCGGGTCACGTGCTGCCGATGCTGGCGATCGCGCAGCACCTCGTGGGCCAGGGGCACGAAGTGCGGGTGCACACCGCGAGCCAGTTCAGGGCGCAGGCCGAGGCCACCGGCGCAACGTTCACCGCTTTCGAGCCCGCGATCGACTACGACTACCGCCAGCTCGACGAGCGCTTTCCCGAGCGCCGGCGGCTCTCGTCGGCGCATGCGCAGCTGTGCTTCGGCCTCAAGCATTTCTTTGCCGACGCCATGGCGGCGCAACTGAAGGGCCTGCGTTCGATCCTCGACGGGTTCGAGGCCGATGCCATCGTGGTCGACACCATGTTCTGCGGCACCTTCCCGCTGCTGCTGGGGTCGCGTGAAGAGCGCCCGGCTGTCGTCGCCATCGGCATCTCGGCGCTGCCGCTGTCCAGCTGCGACACCGCCTTCTTCGGCACCGCGCTGCCGCCGTCGAGCACCCCGGAGGGGCGCGCGCGCAACCGCGCGATGAACGCCAACCTCCAGCAGGCGATGTTCGGCGAGGTGCAGCGTTACTTCGACGGCTTGCTGGCGCGCTCGGGTTCGCCCGTGCTGCCGGAGTTCTTCATCGACGCCATGGTCAAGCTGCCGGACCTGTACCTGCAGCTCACGGCGCCTTCCTTCGAATATCCGCGCAGCGACCTGCCCGCATCGGTGCGCTTCGTCGGCCCGCTGCTCGCGCCCGCCAGCCGCGGCTTCACGCCGCCCGACTGGTGGCACGAGCTGGACGACGGCCGCCCGGTGGTGCTGGTGACGCAGGGCACGCTGGCCAACCAGAACCCGGCGCAGCTGATCGGCCCGGCGCTGCAGGCGCTGGCCGGCGACAGCAACATCCTCGTCATCGCCACCACCGGCGGCCCGGTGCCGCCGGCGCTGAGCGCGAATGTGCCTGCCAATGCCCGCGTGCTGCCGTTCCTGCCCTACGACCGGCTGTTGCCCAAGGTGCATGCGATGGTCACCAACGGCGGCTACGGCTCGGTCAACCATGCGCTGAGCCTGGGCGTGCCGCTGGTGGTGGCCGGAACCAGCGAAGAGAAACCCGAGATCGCTGCGCGCGTGGCCTGGTCGGGCGCGGGCATCAACCTGGGCACCGGCCAGCCGGGCGCGCGCCAGATCAGCGACGCCGTGCGCAAGGTGCTGGGGGATTCCAGCTACCGGCGGCGCGCGGCTGCGCTGCGCGAGAACTTTGCGCGCCATCACGCACTGAACGACATCGCGGACGCCCTCGCGGCGCTCCCGCAAACCACCCCCGCATCCGCGGAAACGGCTTGA